Proteins from one Malaya genurostris strain Urasoe2022 chromosome 2, Malgen_1.1, whole genome shotgun sequence genomic window:
- the LOC131432527 gene encoding uncharacterized protein LOC131432527 isoform X3 codes for MSPKRHPTQQDDADGGGGGGGGGSIIGGHVTVETSSPVPSPCSGQLDATTSAGSSMVLLSSPLEANQLILQQHLGHQQTHHIIATGNHTNQINSTGHGSAISAANSHGIIINNNTSFKNHNNIVISGSGSSNNSSNSISSTISSHTYTINLSGSHNGHAVIADGGGSSATSSVHGYGPVATAAAVISTAASVNNSTNICASNHSNSHHLGQQQFHHSHHQLHSAPNTASTLISPGMATAHSNGPMAATVVAPTPPPPEASKLVVLQQGHLGESYITATDGMNGVGNIVLLATEQMDEHDILNNNVIITSNNNNNNTSTSNSSNSNGHGNHASNSHIISHHSHSSSHHHQHHHHPLRNGTTTVLATNGTVINGDEELTPLTWLHDKNLLKGINLSKVPVSSPDSPRQVGGRLSPTGDFVDDSNKSEDNTYSVSATSDQSTGTIYSTETLHTSGRPLPPGVNPNGETFYVGNGRYRTVTAINGDLIIEYPVISQEEKELKSPSSTVSCASSSSPPSSTSSLYNSSPSPCSTGNGVIAPPVAHSGSNSGTSTPYQHFHKKYLREEHMKQLKQVNSSYVTPVKQQTSAIKFEEGELTSDERQYPPAPTKSNGYSMPISPNVSSDDYSSSTYGGSMKPPSSPPLSPQHMNGSGTTMTAGVHSQSQPSPQPSPVGGGTNGSQQHSQGKLSPPKAKHPTNMPYDPHVNVQSKPPFSFSSLIFMAIENCQQKALPVKEIYAWIVQHFPYFKTAPTGWKNSVRHNLSLNKCFQKVEKAANLGKGSLWMVEPQYRPNLIQALSRSPFHSGSGIDKTTYKAMQQQAQQQQQQQQQHQRSTDSPTSSVGSSYSKQDNFPYLASRLAPGDAQNGANLHHIHSQAQQQHHADPDGDDFSRSSTPIDYEGGGSDQSHHATGPSVLCHVTYQHSAGGHPPTSTGVLVGTPPGGMILPNGTTGGGSTTGETISRDWSADTIDDVNAATAMLALKHGPKIFTEGFQNGTPPVITTSPSEDHTYSAGGSIPAVVASGRSSNTNSDANSNGTLSDAAYESSEESQNHPVPDDLEEQRRQAGVDALLNLAGIIDYSSNGLQSASSSLKRPAPTPYDSGHQSPYQSQHQQQQQLLETTPPSGFNVVVHQQQQQQQQQAQPYRNYYMPDDLCQYSSPSPPKKSKSSSARMLKKLKKKPSWVR; via the exons ATGTCCCCAAAGCGGCATCCTACCCAACAAGACGATGCTGATGGTGGCGGCGGTGGCGGTGGAGGAGGATCAATAATCGGTGGGCACGTTACAGTAGAAACATCCTCACCAGTCCCCAGTCCGTGTTCGGGACAGTTAGACGCGACGACGTCTGCCGGCTCCAGTATGGTGCTTTTATCCAGTCCGCTGGAAGCCAACCAGCTTATCCTGCAGCAACATTTGGGCCACCAGCAGACACATCACATCATTGCTACTGGCAACCACACCAATCAGATCAACAGTACCGGTCACGGTAGTGCAATCAGTGCTGCCAACAGTCACGGTATCATTATCAACAACAACACTAGTTTTAAAAACCACAACAACATCGTCATCAGTGGCAGTGGCAGTAGCAACAATAGCAGCAACAGCATCAGCAGCaccatcagtagtcatacctACACAATCAACCTCAGCGGCAGTCACAATGGTCACGCGGTAATCGCAGACGGTGGCGGCAGCAGCGCTACCTCGTCGGTCCATGGATACGGACCGGTTGCGACTGCCGCCGCCGTCATCTCCACCGCAGCATCTGTGAACAATAGTACGAACATTTGCGCCAGTAATCATAGTAATAGTCATCACCTGGGGCAACAACAATTCCACCACAGTCACCATCAGCTACATTCTGCGCCAAACACGGCCAGTACCCTCATCAGTCCCGGCATGGCAACCGCTCATAGCAACGGCCCGATGGCTGCGACGGTGGTGGCGCCAACACCACCGCCCCCAGAGGCATCCAAGCTAGTGGTGCTGCAGCAAGGACACCTCGGAGAGAGTTATATAA CCGCTACCGACGGTATGAACGGTGTTGGCAACATTGTCCTACTCGCCACTGAGCAGATGGATGAACACGACATTCTGAACAATAACGTGATCATTACcagcaataacaacaacaacaacaccagtACCAGCAACAGCAGTAATAGCAACGGCCATGGCAATCACGCCAGCAACAGTCACATAATCAGTCATCATAGCCACAGCAGtagtcatcatcatcagcatcaccaTCATCCGCTGCGGAACGGGACCACGACCGTCCTGGCGACCAACGGAACCGTGATCAACGGGGACGAAGAACTGACCCCGCTCACGTGGTTGCACGACAAGAATCTGCTCAAAG GTATCAACCTATCCAAGGTCCCAGTATCTTCACCCGACAGTCCACGGCAAGTGGGTGGGCGTCTATCGCCAACGGGTGATTTCGTTGATGATTCCAACAAGTCAGAAGACAACACGTACTCCGTCAGTGCCACTTCGGATCAG AGTACTGGAACTATCTACAGCACGGAGACACTGCACACTAGCGGACGACCGCTGCCACCGGGAGTAAATCCGAATGGTGAAACGTTTTACGTGGGCAATGGTCGGTATCGAACCGTAACCGCTATCAACGGGGATCTAATCATTGAGTATCCGGTGATCAGCCAGGAAGAGAAGGAACTCAAATCGCCGTCGTCGACGGTGTCCTGTGCGTCTTCGTCCTCGCCACCGTCGTCTACTTCTTCACTGTACAATTCTTCACCTTCTCCGTGTTCGACCGGCAATGGAGTCATCGCTCCACCGGTGGCCCACAGTGGCAGTAACAGCGGGACCAGTACACCGTATCAACACTTCCATAAGAAGTATCTACGAGAGGAACACATGAAACAGCTGAAACAGGTCAACAGCTCGTACGTGACACCCGTCAAACAACAGACAAG TGCAATAAAGTTCGAAGAAGGTGAGCTCACGTCAGACGAACGCCAGTACCCGCCGGCACCGACCAAATCGAACGGTTACTCGATGCCCATATCGCCGAATGTCAGCAGTGACGATTACAGCAGTAGTACCTACGGTGGCAGCATGAAACCGCCATCTTCTCCGCCGCTTTCACCGCAACACATGAACGGCAGTGGAACCACGATGACCGCCGGTGTCCATTCGCAGTCGCAACCCTCCCCACAGCCTTCGCCGGTTGGTGGCGGCACCAATGGCAGTCAGCAGCATTCGCAGGGTAAACTGTCCCCACCGAAGGCCAAACATCCGACCAATATGCCATATGATCCGCATGTCAATGTGCAGAGTAAACCGCCGTTCAGTTTTAG TTCGCTAATTTTCATGGCGATCGAGAATTGTCAGCAGAAGGCGTTACCAGTGAAGGAAATCTATGCCTGGATTGTTCAGCACTTTCCGTACTTCAAAACGGCACCGACCGGTTGGAAGAACAGCGTTCGGCATAACCTATCGCTGAACAAGTGTTTCCAGAAGGTGGAAAAGGCAGCG AATCTTGGCAAGGGCTCACTCTGGATGGTTGAACCGCAGTATCGGCCGAATCTAATCCAGGCACTGTCACGTTCACCTTTCCATTCGGGATCAGGAATTGACAAAACCACCTACAAAGCAATGCAACAACAGgcccaacagcaacaacaacaacaacaacagcatcaaCGCTCTACGGACAGTCCCACCAGTAGTGTTGGCAGTAGTTATTCCAAG CAGGACAACTTTCCTTACCTCGCTAGTCGTTTGGCACCGGGTGATGCACAGAACGGTGCTAATTTGCATCATATCCACTCTCAAGCGCAGCAGCAGCACCATGCGGATCCGGACGGGGATGATTTCAGTCGTTCATCAACACCGATAGACTATGAAGGTGGCGGCAGTGACCAGTCGCATCATGCAACCGGACCGAGTGTGCTGTGTCACGTAACCTATCAGCATTCAGCAGGAGGTCATCCGCCAACTTCAACCGGTGTCCTAGTTGGAACCCCACCAGGTGGAATGATACTACCGAATGGAACCACCGGGGGTGGCTCGACAACTGGCGAGACTATCAGCCGAGATTGGAGTGCCGATACGATAGACGATGTGAATGCCGCAACCGCCATGTTGGCTCTGAAGCATGGACCAAAAATTTTCACCGAAGGATTTCAGAACGG AACTCCTCCGGTTATTACAACTTCACCGAGCGAAGATCACACCTACTCGGCAGGTGGTAGCATACCGGCTGTGGTAGCAAGTGGCCGCTCGAGTAACACGAACAGCGACGCCAACAGTAATGGAACTTTGTCGGATGCCGCCTACGAGAGCAGTGAGGAAAG TCAAAATCATCCGGTCCCGGATGATCTGGAGGAGCAGCGTCGTCAGGCCGGTGTCGATGCCCTGTTAAATCTGGCTGGTATAATTGACTACTCGTCGAATGGCTTGCAGTCGGCGTCGTCTTCGCTGAAGAGACCGGCACCTACCCCGTACGATTCCGGCCATCAGTCACCATATCAATCgcagcatcagcagcagcaacagctacTAGAAACCACACCACCCTCCGGATTCAACGTAGTTGTCcatcaacagcaacagcagcagcagcagcaagcgCAACCATACCGTAATTACTACATGCCGGACGATCTGTGCCAGTATTCGTCCCCGTCGCCACCGAAAAAGAGCAAATCGTCCTCGGCACGGAtgctgaaaaaactaaaaaagaaACCCTCCTGGGTGCGGTAA